A portion of the Pseudarthrobacter sp. L1SW genome contains these proteins:
- a CDS encoding GNAT family N-acetyltransferase has product MATLTTPDVRFHSSWLDAAAEFDGARQDGAGADGWPLEELKDPQFFGRFVDWLVKDALPESPRKPGYVPCSYLWIIEGETFLGSLAIRHELTDFLLNEGGHIGYSVRPSARRRGHAARALAEALPIARELGIQRVLLTCDEDNAGSRATIERNGGIYQDTRNGKRRYWIDTA; this is encoded by the coding sequence ATGGCCACCCTGACCACTCCCGACGTACGTTTCCACTCCTCCTGGCTGGATGCGGCCGCCGAATTCGACGGAGCCCGCCAGGACGGTGCGGGTGCAGACGGCTGGCCGCTGGAGGAACTCAAGGATCCGCAGTTTTTCGGCCGCTTCGTCGATTGGCTCGTGAAGGACGCCCTCCCGGAGAGCCCGCGGAAGCCCGGGTACGTCCCCTGCAGCTATTTGTGGATCATTGAGGGCGAGACGTTCCTTGGCTCGCTGGCCATCCGGCACGAACTGACCGACTTCCTCCTCAACGAGGGCGGGCACATCGGCTACAGCGTCCGGCCCTCCGCGCGGCGCCGCGGCCATGCAGCCAGGGCGCTGGCTGAAGCCCTGCCGATAGCCCGGGAACTGGGAATCCAAAGAGTCCTCCTCACCTGCGATGAGGACAACGCAGGCTCCCGTGCCACCATCGAAAGAAACGGCGGCATCTACCAGGACACCCGCAACGGCAAGCGCCGCTACTGGATCGACACCGCGTAG
- the narI gene encoding respiratory nitrate reductase subunit gamma, translated as MVTLETLASETLASETLPFETQPGAAVELSALDMVLWGVLPYVMVVVLVGGLAWRYKYDQFGWTTRSSQLYESKLLRIASPLFHFGLLAVIAGHFFGLVIPKSWTEAVGMSQDFYHFNALFVGGIAGVGTLGGIILLIYRRRTTGPVFMATTRNDKAMYVVLTAAIVFGLWTTLASVFEGEHGHNYRETVAPWFRSLFIFQPDIAAMAAAPFSFHLHTLVGMALFIIWPFTRLVHAFTAPFHYLFRPYIVYRSRDRITASGRPGGRTGRKSNANAAQNPNAPAGRRGWSAVGTQDRDTRNR; from the coding sequence ATGGTGACCCTTGAAACGCTGGCTTCTGAAACGCTGGCTTCTGAAACGCTGCCCTTTGAAACACAGCCCGGTGCCGCCGTCGAACTTTCCGCCCTGGACATGGTGCTGTGGGGCGTCCTGCCCTACGTCATGGTGGTGGTCCTGGTGGGCGGGCTGGCCTGGCGGTACAAGTACGACCAGTTCGGGTGGACCACCAGGTCCTCCCAGCTGTACGAGTCGAAGCTGCTGCGGATTGCCTCGCCGCTGTTCCATTTCGGCCTGCTGGCCGTGATCGCCGGGCACTTTTTCGGGCTGGTGATCCCGAAGTCCTGGACGGAAGCGGTGGGGATGAGCCAGGACTTTTATCATTTCAACGCCCTGTTTGTGGGCGGGATCGCGGGCGTGGGGACCCTGGGCGGCATCATCCTGCTGATCTACCGGCGCCGCACCACCGGGCCGGTGTTCATGGCCACCACCCGGAACGACAAAGCAATGTACGTGGTGCTGACGGCCGCCATCGTGTTCGGTCTGTGGACCACGCTGGCCAGCGTGTTCGAGGGCGAGCACGGGCACAATTACCGCGAAACCGTGGCGCCCTGGTTCCGTTCGCTGTTCATCTTCCAGCCGGACATCGCGGCCATGGCGGCCGCGCCGTTCTCCTTCCACTTGCACACGCTGGTGGGGATGGCCCTGTTCATCATCTGGCCCTTCACGCGCCTGGTGCACGCCTTCACCGCCCCGTTCCACTACCTGTTCCGGCCGTACATTGTGTACCGCTCGCGGGACAGGATCACGGCGTCCGGCCGCCCGGGCGGGCGGACAGGCAGGAAGTCCAATGCCAATGCCGCGCAGAATCCCAACGCCCCCGCCGGCAGACGGGGCTGGTCCGCCGTCGGGACCCAGGACCGGGACACCCGGAACCGGTGA
- a CDS encoding MFS transporter: MAESAATNPVPPAETSHSGKGKNLALATSASVMAFWAWNIVAPLGARYTQEMGLNSTATAVLVAMPIFVGSLGRIVVGAMTDRFGGRTMFTFVLLGTVPPVLLVALGGSLGSYAVVLGAGLLLGIAGTVFAVGIPFVSAWYEPSRRGFATGVFGAGMGGTALAAFLTPRLVNWIGYLPTHLLIAGLLVVMGALIWFNLKESPDWHANTAPVIPKLKDAAGLAVTWKLCFLYALVFGGFVSFATYLPTYLRDIYQFDPTAAGTRTAGFALAAVLFRPIGGVVADKIGSKPVVLASLAGIAVLAFIVNLRPDGEIPAGLTFVAMAAALGLGTGGVFAWVGRLAPAGKVGSISGIVSAAGGMGGYFPPLVMGATYNAADNSYFIGLMLLVVTAAVAFVFTIVAIRSPKQPARQGALKGT, translated from the coding sequence ATGGCCGAATCTGCCGCCACTAACCCCGTCCCACCTGCTGAAACCTCCCATTCCGGCAAGGGAAAGAACCTTGCCCTGGCCACCAGCGCCTCGGTGATGGCGTTCTGGGCGTGGAACATCGTGGCGCCGCTGGGCGCCCGCTACACGCAGGAAATGGGTTTGAATTCCACGGCCACCGCGGTGCTGGTGGCCATGCCGATCTTTGTTGGATCACTCGGCAGGATCGTTGTGGGGGCCATGACGGACCGGTTCGGCGGGCGGACCATGTTCACGTTCGTGCTGCTGGGCACTGTGCCGCCGGTGCTGCTGGTGGCCCTTGGCGGCAGCCTCGGCTCGTACGCCGTGGTGCTGGGCGCGGGCCTGCTGCTGGGCATCGCAGGGACGGTATTCGCCGTCGGAATCCCCTTTGTCTCCGCCTGGTATGAGCCGTCGCGGCGCGGCTTTGCCACCGGCGTCTTTGGGGCCGGGATGGGCGGGACGGCGCTGGCGGCCTTCCTGACCCCGCGGCTGGTGAACTGGATCGGCTACCTGCCCACGCACCTGCTGATAGCCGGACTGCTGGTAGTTATGGGGGCGCTGATCTGGTTCAACCTGAAAGAGTCCCCGGACTGGCACGCGAACACCGCCCCCGTCATCCCCAAGCTCAAGGACGCCGCCGGTCTGGCCGTCACCTGGAAACTCTGTTTCCTCTACGCCCTTGTTTTTGGCGGGTTCGTTTCCTTCGCCACGTATCTGCCCACCTACCTCCGGGACATCTACCAGTTCGATCCCACGGCCGCCGGTACCCGCACGGCGGGGTTTGCCCTGGCCGCCGTCCTGTTCCGGCCCATCGGCGGTGTGGTCGCGGACAAGATCGGGTCAAAGCCAGTGGTGCTGGCGTCCCTGGCCGGCATTGCGGTCCTGGCCTTCATCGTGAACCTCCGGCCCGACGGCGAGATTCCCGCCGGCCTGACCTTCGTGGCCATGGCGGCAGCCCTGGGCCTGGGCACCGGCGGCGTGTTCGCCTGGGTAGGCAGGCTCGCGCCGGCCGGCAAGGTGGGCAGCATCAGCGGCATCGTCAGCGCAGCGGGCGGAATGGGCGGCTACTTCCCGCCGCTGGTCATGGGCGCCACCTACAACGCCGCGGACAACAGCTACTTCATCGGCCTCATGCTGCTGGTGGTCACGGCAGCAGTGGCGTTCGTGTTCACCATCGTGGCCATCCGATCACCTAAACAGCCTGCACGGCAGGGCGCGCTGAAGGGGACGTGA
- a CDS encoding MFS transporter, with amino-acid sequence MSTPTTTAAPPVIDPKMRRKALVSSVLGSCIEWYDFYVYGVAAAIILNSQFFPNASPFVGILLSFSTYAIGFAARPIGGFVFAHYGDRLGRKKMLMMTLGLMGGGTFLIGCLPNFATIGIAAPILLVLLRIVQGIGVGGEWGGAALMATEFAPAKRRGFFGSWPQIGVPAGTLLANGAFYVMGYLISPEAFTAWGWRIPFLVSILLVVLSFYIRSKVDESPAFEEIKRKGEIEKMPVVKVIKTRPLTILKVIMMRFAENANYYIYTTFLLAYGPAVLLEKNTILLATMIMAGLGVFSIPFWGWVSDRWGRRYTVIAGAVTMLLMAFPFFWAVQTGDFFMVLLVLILTCNVGRDLCYSVEPAYFTELFEPKLRYSGASVGPQVAAVFAGGFAPLIATALIGPEFDRYWLVALYMIVTSIITIIGALWSPETAPQVRLRKGLSPEHDPTTTR; translated from the coding sequence GTGAGCACCCCCACGACAACCGCAGCGCCACCCGTTATTGATCCGAAGATGCGCCGCAAGGCCCTGGTTTCATCAGTCCTGGGCAGCTGCATCGAGTGGTACGACTTTTACGTTTACGGCGTCGCCGCCGCCATCATCCTGAACAGCCAGTTCTTCCCCAACGCGAGCCCCTTCGTGGGCATCCTGCTCTCCTTCAGCACCTACGCCATCGGCTTCGCTGCCCGCCCCATCGGCGGCTTCGTTTTCGCCCACTATGGTGACCGCCTGGGCCGGAAAAAGATGCTCATGATGACCCTGGGCCTGATGGGCGGCGGCACCTTCCTCATTGGCTGCCTGCCCAACTTCGCCACCATCGGCATCGCCGCACCGATCCTGCTGGTGCTCCTGCGGATCGTCCAGGGCATCGGCGTCGGAGGCGAATGGGGCGGAGCGGCGCTCATGGCCACCGAATTCGCTCCGGCGAAGCGCCGGGGCTTCTTTGGCTCCTGGCCGCAGATCGGCGTGCCCGCAGGAACCCTGCTGGCCAACGGAGCCTTCTACGTCATGGGTTACCTGATCTCACCGGAGGCCTTTACGGCGTGGGGATGGCGCATCCCGTTCCTCGTATCGATCCTGCTGGTAGTGCTCTCCTTCTACATCCGCAGCAAGGTGGACGAATCCCCCGCGTTTGAGGAAATCAAGCGCAAGGGCGAGATCGAGAAGATGCCGGTGGTCAAGGTCATCAAGACCCGGCCGCTGACCATCCTCAAGGTCATCATGATGCGCTTCGCCGAAAACGCGAACTACTACATCTACACAACCTTCCTGCTCGCCTACGGTCCCGCGGTTCTGCTGGAAAAGAACACCATCCTGCTGGCAACCATGATCATGGCCGGCCTGGGCGTCTTCTCCATCCCGTTCTGGGGCTGGGTGTCAGACCGCTGGGGCCGCCGCTACACGGTCATCGCCGGCGCCGTCACGATGCTCCTCATGGCGTTCCCCTTCTTCTGGGCCGTCCAGACCGGTGACTTCTTTATGGTCCTGCTCGTCCTGATCCTGACCTGCAACGTGGGCCGCGACCTCTGCTACTCCGTGGAACCGGCCTACTTCACCGAACTCTTCGAGCCCAAGCTCCGCTACTCGGGGGCATCAGTCGGCCCGCAGGTGGCAGCCGTCTTCGCCGGCGGATTCGCTCCGCTGATCGCCACCGCGCTGATCGGTCCGGAGTTCGACCGCTACTGGCTGGTCGCCCTGTACATGATTGTCACGTCGATCATCACCATTATTGGCGCTCTCTGGTCACCTGAAACCGCGCCCCAGGTGCGGCTCCGGAAGGGGCTCAGCCCAGAGCACGATCCCACAACAACCCGCTAG
- the hisD gene encoding histidinol dehydrogenase has translation MTVTTATSSAVNSVLLKEPAQNSVNRGSTPEVRATVEGVIADIRERGDAAVREYSEKFDKYAPESFLLTKEQLEEIVARVPEQTIEDIKFVQEQVRVMAQKQLESLSDFEIETLPGVFLGQKNVPIQAAGAYIPGGKYPLLASAHMTIVTAKVAGVERVAACTPLIQGEVPDATVAAMYLAGADEIYLLGGIQAVAALAIGTETIKPVNMLAGPGNAFVAEAKRQLFGEVGIDLFAGPTEVLIVADEHADPFIVAVDLLSQAEHGPDSPAVLITTSEELGRKVIEHIDTILVDMPTRDYAGAAWRDWGAVHVVETLDDAYVLADEYAYEHVQILTENPREALEKMHDYGALFLGEGTCVSYGDKVIGTNHVLPTRGAARYTGGLWVGKYLRTVTYQEVTNTESSAFFGELCGRASRVERFEGHARSGDVRAAKYRGTTLPWSDHTFDN, from the coding sequence ATGACCGTTACAACAGCAACCAGCTCGGCCGTGAACTCCGTGTTGTTGAAAGAGCCGGCCCAGAACAGCGTTAACCGCGGCAGCACCCCCGAGGTCCGCGCCACAGTGGAAGGCGTTATCGCGGACATCCGGGAACGCGGCGACGCGGCAGTTCGCGAATACTCCGAGAAGTTCGACAAGTACGCCCCGGAGTCCTTCCTGCTCACCAAGGAGCAGCTGGAGGAAATCGTGGCCCGCGTTCCCGAGCAGACCATCGAGGACATCAAGTTTGTCCAGGAACAGGTCCGGGTCATGGCGCAGAAGCAGCTCGAGTCGCTCAGCGACTTCGAAATCGAAACCCTCCCGGGCGTGTTCCTCGGCCAGAAGAACGTACCCATCCAGGCTGCCGGTGCCTACATTCCCGGCGGAAAGTACCCGCTGCTGGCAAGCGCGCACATGACCATCGTCACTGCCAAGGTTGCCGGCGTCGAACGCGTGGCTGCCTGCACCCCTCTGATCCAGGGCGAAGTCCCGGACGCCACTGTCGCCGCCATGTACCTGGCCGGCGCCGACGAGATCTACCTCCTCGGCGGCATCCAGGCTGTCGCGGCCCTCGCGATCGGAACCGAGACCATCAAGCCGGTCAACATGCTGGCCGGACCGGGCAACGCCTTCGTCGCAGAAGCCAAGCGCCAGCTCTTCGGTGAAGTGGGCATCGACCTCTTCGCCGGGCCCACCGAAGTCCTGATTGTTGCCGACGAGCACGCAGACCCGTTCATCGTCGCCGTCGACCTGCTCTCCCAGGCGGAACACGGCCCCGATTCACCCGCAGTCCTGATCACCACCAGCGAAGAACTGGGCCGGAAGGTCATCGAGCACATCGACACAATCCTGGTGGACATGCCCACGCGGGACTACGCAGGTGCGGCATGGCGCGACTGGGGCGCAGTCCACGTTGTTGAAACCCTCGACGACGCCTATGTCCTGGCGGACGAGTACGCCTACGAGCACGTACAGATCCTCACCGAGAACCCTCGTGAAGCGCTGGAGAAGATGCACGACTACGGTGCACTGTTCCTGGGCGAAGGAACCTGCGTCTCCTATGGAGACAAGGTCATCGGCACCAACCATGTGCTGCCCACCCGCGGCGCGGCGCGCTACACGGGCGGCCTCTGGGTCGGCAAGTACCTGCGCACCGTCACCTACCAGGAAGTGACCAACACCGAATCCAGCGCCTTCTTCGGCGAGCTCTGCGGACGCGCTTCCCGCGTGGAACGGTTCGAAGGGCATGCGCGGTCCGGCGACGTCCGTGCGGCGAAGTACCGCGGCACCACCCTGCCCTGGTCGGACCACACCTTCGACAACTAG
- a CDS encoding LacI family DNA-binding transcriptional regulator, producing the protein MVTSRDVAELAGVSQATVSRVMSSSPKLSAATKARVQAAMETLGYVPHAGAQAMKTRRTNTIGVVVADLNNPFYSEALDELTRELDTSGFRVVIWNAGGGSHKDALKAIREHAVDGVIFTTATEDSIELQAAIEKNSPIVLINRVVEGLDCDQVTSSNTDGGAAVADYLLAHGKTRVAFIGGPENASTTRDRGRGFLNRMADQGQAVPEHLRFNGQFSHDIAAQIMNRLLSRSDRPQAVFCANDLMAFGALDALRAQQMTAEHCWVIGYDDVDMAAWDSFSLTTVRQPSREMARIGARMLVERILTPGQPTRQVVFPCELIVRGSARQL; encoded by the coding sequence ATGGTGACGAGCCGCGACGTCGCAGAACTGGCCGGGGTCTCGCAGGCCACCGTCTCCCGGGTCATGTCCTCGTCCCCGAAACTCTCCGCTGCCACCAAGGCCCGCGTGCAGGCGGCCATGGAAACCCTGGGCTACGTCCCCCACGCGGGGGCCCAGGCCATGAAAACCAGGCGCACCAACACCATCGGTGTTGTGGTTGCAGACCTGAACAACCCCTTCTACTCGGAGGCCCTCGACGAGCTCACCCGCGAACTCGATACGTCCGGCTTCAGGGTGGTCATCTGGAACGCCGGCGGCGGCAGCCACAAGGATGCCCTGAAGGCCATCAGGGAACACGCCGTGGACGGCGTCATCTTCACAACCGCCACCGAGGACTCAATCGAGCTGCAGGCGGCCATCGAAAAGAACAGCCCCATCGTCCTGATCAACCGGGTGGTGGAAGGCCTTGACTGCGACCAGGTCACCAGCAGCAACACCGACGGCGGCGCCGCGGTGGCCGACTACCTGCTGGCCCACGGCAAAACACGGGTGGCTTTCATCGGCGGACCGGAAAACGCGAGCACCACCCGTGACCGTGGCCGGGGCTTCTTGAACAGGATGGCCGACCAGGGGCAGGCTGTACCCGAACACCTCCGCTTCAACGGCCAGTTTTCCCACGACATCGCGGCACAAATCATGAACAGGCTGCTCTCACGGTCCGACCGTCCCCAGGCCGTGTTTTGCGCCAACGACCTCATGGCCTTCGGCGCCCTGGACGCCCTGCGCGCCCAGCAGATGACGGCGGAGCACTGCTGGGTCATCGGCTACGACGACGTCGACATGGCGGCCTGGGATTCCTTCAGCCTCACCACGGTCCGCCAGCCAAGCCGGGAGATGGCGCGCATTGGGGCCCGAATGCTGGTCGAACGGATTCTCACCCCCGGCCAGCCAACACGTCAGGTAGTTTTTCCCTGCGAACTGATTGTCCGCGGAAGCGCACGGCAACTTTGA
- a CDS encoding serine hydrolase produces the protein MRTSSRSFLGAVAAAALALGACTYSEPAPAPASFGTAPPPTRSIDNTMRAFVDQGSVAVVAEVRWPGGTWSRAYGVRNLESKVAATPDDQVFVASITKSMTAVSVMKLVEDGLIGLDDPVNGILDSFATVLKPPAPITVRQLLGHTSGMRSFEEVTEKTADDVLQVIEEDISPQRGLELTGQLPWDTRDVGSFRYSNSNYLALGQLVEKLRGRPFAEVLRGDVIDPLKLERTTLDPAAAAGAAVIRSYITYRGERLDVTEAPGALGSAASGAMSTMSDVNDFYGALFRGELLAKESVEEMTRAEAIPLYGLGLRRWNQHCDGVHRFGGTGGYWTYRTASVASLDGQYQATMTLVPPPMPTALEDAKTDDKLNLWDDQMASALQETLDRLCP, from the coding sequence ATGCGAACGTCCTCCAGGTCCTTTCTCGGTGCAGTGGCCGCGGCCGCGCTGGCGCTCGGGGCGTGCACTTACTCGGAACCGGCTCCCGCGCCGGCCTCCTTTGGCACCGCTCCCCCGCCCACCAGGTCCATCGACAACACCATGCGCGCATTCGTGGACCAGGGCTCCGTGGCCGTGGTGGCGGAAGTCCGGTGGCCGGGAGGGACGTGGTCCCGTGCCTACGGCGTCCGCAACCTGGAGTCCAAAGTGGCCGCGACGCCGGATGACCAGGTTTTCGTCGCCAGCATCACCAAGTCCATGACCGCCGTCTCCGTGATGAAACTCGTGGAAGACGGCCTGATCGGCCTGGACGATCCCGTCAACGGAATACTGGACAGCTTCGCCACGGTCCTGAAACCGCCCGCCCCCATCACTGTCCGCCAACTTCTGGGCCACACCTCGGGCATGCGCTCCTTTGAAGAAGTCACCGAGAAAACGGCCGACGACGTCCTGCAGGTTATTGAGGAAGACATCAGTCCCCAGCGGGGACTTGAGCTGACCGGGCAGCTGCCCTGGGACACGCGGGACGTGGGCTCTTTCCGGTATTCCAACTCAAACTACCTGGCGCTTGGCCAGCTCGTGGAGAAGCTGCGGGGACGGCCGTTTGCGGAGGTCCTGCGTGGGGACGTCATCGACCCGCTGAAACTGGAGCGCACCACCCTTGATCCGGCCGCAGCTGCCGGTGCCGCCGTGATCCGCAGCTACATTACCTACCGTGGTGAACGCCTGGACGTGACGGAAGCGCCCGGAGCACTTGGGTCGGCCGCCTCCGGAGCAATGTCCACGATGTCCGACGTCAATGACTTCTACGGCGCCTTGTTCCGCGGAGAGCTCCTTGCCAAGGAATCCGTGGAGGAGATGACCCGGGCCGAGGCCATCCCCCTGTACGGACTGGGGCTGCGGAGGTGGAACCAGCACTGCGACGGCGTTCACCGGTTCGGCGGCACGGGCGGGTACTGGACCTACCGAACGGCCTCCGTCGCAAGCCTCGACGGCCAGTACCAGGCCACCATGACCCTTGTCCCGCCCCCGATGCCTACCGCCCTCGAGGATGCCAAAACTGACGACAAATTGAACCTCTGGGATGACCAGATGGCGTCCGCCCTGCAGGAGACCCTGGACCGCCTCTGCCCATAG
- the narJ gene encoding nitrate reductase molybdenum cofactor assembly chaperone, which translates to MSRRDQVVYMAGAWCLSYPDEDLLAKVPLMRAALAEFPGVVEHFREVLDALEATPLMESQAHYVREFDLSRRHALHLSYWTDGDTRRRGEVLGSFKKAYRQSDILVDTQGELPDYLPMVLEYTALVDFEAGRELLIQYRPSLEMLKFGLLKDNLPHARILQAICATLPGKSPADEQAVMRMAGYGPPTEAVGLDPYDPRLLPVKGA; encoded by the coding sequence GTGAGCCGCCGGGACCAGGTGGTGTACATGGCCGGCGCGTGGTGCCTGTCCTACCCGGACGAGGACCTGCTGGCCAAGGTCCCGCTCATGCGCGCCGCGCTCGCGGAGTTCCCCGGCGTCGTCGAACATTTCCGGGAGGTGCTGGACGCGCTCGAGGCCACGCCGCTGATGGAGAGCCAGGCGCACTACGTGCGTGAGTTCGACCTCAGCCGGCGGCACGCCCTGCACCTCAGCTATTGGACGGACGGGGACACGCGGCGCCGGGGTGAGGTCCTGGGCAGCTTCAAGAAGGCGTACCGGCAAAGCGACATTTTGGTGGACACCCAGGGGGAACTGCCGGACTACCTGCCCATGGTGCTGGAATACACGGCGCTGGTGGACTTTGAGGCCGGGCGGGAGCTGCTCATCCAGTACCGGCCCAGCCTGGAGATGCTGAAGTTCGGCCTGCTCAAGGACAACCTGCCGCACGCCCGGATCCTGCAGGCCATCTGCGCCACGCTGCCCGGAAAATCACCGGCCGATGAACAGGCCGTGATGCGGATGGCGGGCTACGGGCCGCCCACCGAAGCTGTGGGCCTTGACCCCTACGATCCGCGCCTGCTGCCCGTGAAGGGGGCCTGA
- a CDS encoding SDR family NAD(P)-dependent oxidoreductase has translation MPDFRLDGKKALVTGAARGLGKAIADGLAESGATVYGTSRDAESARLITERYGTPAFPVDITEPTQILQFADDLMQESGGIDLLVNNAGVNVPKPALELTVEDWDTVFDTNLKGSFFLTTALARQWIKAGTQGAVVNVASQAGIVGIEERAAYGTSKAGLIHLTKILALEWARSGIRVNAVAPTFVRTELTASTLSRPDWAAELLSRIPIGRFGEPEDIAGAVAFLLSDAASLITGHTLAIDGGYTIR, from the coding sequence GTGCCTGACTTCCGCCTGGACGGCAAGAAAGCACTGGTCACCGGAGCAGCCCGCGGACTCGGCAAGGCCATCGCCGATGGCCTTGCCGAGTCCGGCGCGACTGTCTACGGAACCAGCCGGGATGCCGAAAGCGCACGCCTCATCACCGAACGCTACGGGACCCCTGCCTTTCCCGTTGACATCACGGAACCCACCCAAATACTGCAATTCGCCGATGACTTGATGCAGGAAAGCGGCGGCATCGACCTGCTCGTCAACAACGCCGGCGTCAACGTGCCCAAACCGGCGCTCGAACTGACGGTGGAAGACTGGGACACCGTCTTTGACACCAATCTCAAAGGCAGCTTTTTCCTGACCACCGCGCTGGCCCGGCAGTGGATAAAGGCCGGAACGCAGGGGGCGGTCGTCAATGTCGCATCGCAGGCAGGAATCGTCGGAATCGAGGAACGCGCCGCCTATGGCACCAGCAAGGCCGGCCTGATCCACCTCACCAAGATCCTGGCCCTGGAATGGGCCCGGTCCGGAATCCGCGTCAACGCGGTGGCACCCACCTTCGTACGCACGGAATTGACCGCTTCAACCCTCAGCCGCCCCGACTGGGCCGCCGAGCTGTTGTCCAGGATCCCCATCGGCCGCTTCGGCGAACCGGAGGACATCGCCGGGGCTGTGGCGTTCCTCCTCAGCGATGCCGCTTCACTGATCACGGGACACACTTTGGCCATCGACGGCGGCTACACCATCCGCTGA
- a CDS encoding aldo/keto reductase, which translates to MNHDDGQLRDQLGRLGFGGTGVGNLYRAIPDGQAAATIQAAWDAGIRYFDTAPHYGLGLSERRIGEVLAAKPRQEFVLSTKVGRVLVPSPATTDTKDPEGFHVPADFRREWDPSEAGVRRSIEDSLERLGLDYIDIAYLHDPDVYSMDDAVESALPALEKVRTEGLVRAIGVGTNTAGAALQCVEAADLDFLMLAGRFTMLEQPGSDGRPGAGLLDRCLELGTGVVSVGVYNSGILAKPELPADAHYNYAQASEEVLERARMLAGTCKEHGVELPTAAIQYPFRHPAVVNVTVRASRPEQISQSAGRMAAKVPEELWQDLRERGLIRV; encoded by the coding sequence ATGAACCACGACGACGGGCAGTTACGGGATCAGCTTGGCCGCCTTGGCTTTGGGGGCACCGGTGTAGGAAACCTGTACCGGGCCATCCCCGACGGGCAGGCGGCTGCAACAATCCAGGCAGCCTGGGATGCCGGCATCCGCTACTTCGATACGGCACCCCACTATGGGCTCGGCCTGTCCGAACGGCGCATCGGTGAAGTCCTCGCCGCCAAACCGCGCCAGGAATTCGTCCTCTCCACCAAAGTAGGCAGGGTCCTGGTGCCTTCACCGGCAACAACGGACACAAAGGATCCGGAGGGCTTCCACGTGCCGGCTGACTTCCGCCGTGAATGGGATCCGTCCGAAGCAGGAGTGCGCCGCAGCATCGAGGATTCCCTGGAACGGCTGGGCCTCGACTACATCGACATCGCCTACCTGCACGACCCCGACGTCTACAGCATGGACGACGCCGTGGAGTCGGCCCTTCCCGCCTTGGAGAAGGTCCGGACCGAAGGCCTGGTGCGGGCCATCGGCGTCGGCACCAACACCGCGGGCGCGGCGCTCCAGTGCGTCGAAGCAGCGGACCTGGACTTCCTCATGCTGGCAGGCAGGTTCACCATGCTGGAACAGCCGGGCTCGGACGGGCGTCCCGGCGCAGGACTGCTGGACCGCTGCCTCGAGCTGGGCACCGGGGTGGTGAGCGTCGGCGTCTACAACTCCGGCATCCTCGCGAAACCCGAACTGCCAGCGGATGCGCACTACAACTATGCACAGGCCAGCGAGGAAGTCCTGGAACGGGCCCGGATGCTGGCAGGCACCTGTAAGGAGCACGGCGTCGAGCTTCCCACCGCCGCCATCCAGTACCCCTTCCGCCATCCCGCCGTCGTCAATGTCACCGTCAGGGCCAGCAGGCCCGAGCAGATCAGCCAGAGCGCAGGACGCATGGCCGCCAAGGTCCCGGAAGAACTGTGGCAGGACCTGCGGGAACGGGGACTGATCAGGGTATGA
- a CDS encoding metalloregulator ArsR/SmtB family transcription factor, which yields MTRLPWARRLAALASLGDEKRRQLYELVLSAPGAMNRDQAAEATGLPRSTVSFHLDRLVADGLLAVEFHKPAERSGPGSGRPSKLYRAAAREVGASVPDRNYDLAGELMATAIEVAADANQPVRDALLATAYARGKALAQDSGGFEDFLVALGYGPRADGSGGFSLPNCPFHRLSEGHPAVVCAMNGAFLSGAAAGCGEPEERVAANSSPGQCCARITP from the coding sequence ATGACCAGGCTTCCGTGGGCGCGCCGGCTGGCGGCACTTGCTTCCCTGGGGGACGAGAAGCGCCGGCAGCTGTACGAGCTTGTGCTGTCTGCCCCTGGCGCGATGAACCGGGACCAGGCTGCCGAAGCGACAGGCCTTCCCCGGAGCACGGTGTCATTCCATCTGGACAGGCTGGTGGCGGACGGGCTGTTGGCCGTGGAGTTCCACAAGCCGGCGGAAAGGTCCGGGCCGGGGTCGGGGCGCCCCTCGAAGCTGTACCGTGCGGCTGCCCGTGAAGTGGGCGCTTCCGTGCCGGACCGGAACTACGACCTCGCCGGGGAACTCATGGCAACGGCCATTGAGGTTGCCGCGGACGCCAACCAGCCGGTGCGTGATGCCCTCCTGGCCACCGCCTACGCCAGGGGCAAGGCGCTGGCCCAGGACAGCGGTGGTTTTGAGGACTTTCTTGTCGCCCTCGGCTACGGCCCGCGCGCGGATGGCAGCGGCGGCTTTTCGCTGCCCAACTGCCCCTTCCACCGCCTCTCGGAGGGGCACCCCGCCGTCGTCTGTGCCATGAACGGGGCCTTCCTCAGCGGGGCGGCTGCCGGCTGCGGCGAGCCGGAGGAACGGGTGGCGGCCAACAGCAGCCCGGGGCAGTGCTGCGCCAGGATCACTCCCTGA